One genomic region from Neospora caninum Liverpool complete genome, chromosome V encodes:
- a CDS encoding putative methionine tRNA synthetase, which translates to MHLGHAYSCVLADTLVRFARSQQGFYDSPVEAETETPSESSEGRNGEDQRIADTPAGPGGEGRIDEETGCVLLTGADEHGGKVVRAAEAAWRSYWKQKERKWEGMSEDACNHEDGELAARRVTPARSIPLSSFASSPSSPPSSSSPCSSFSSHFSQDAVEAFVDSIARYNLSTLRRLHILTYPAIPSQFFRTCKGNTPLGSSSSSLPVEILAGARIEPHGGAAPPEAAGRKQRLQDARVGLRSVDAEISNPKEEDITSARRGKEAGRRRSDTTGEREGGELFFRRRRDGEEAKALATPRSTHERAVWTLWRMLEEKGLIYKTSASSPPSTSPSSWSESGEKLGGLNFIGEEEEEQAWGAHISHGARLPMPDSPGSVSAASLPSAPVDISRDAETSLRDFSSPEEGFVDAGKKREEAREEAREELYFFRLTHFRDALLKLYASPDMFSISPTSRLEEVKSFVEHGGLRDLAISRPTSTYTIPPLFHSSPVSPSSSSFSPRVADSAASRSPLHAAPNETFPVTEARLQSGETPAVWGLRVPPCEFDEFPFLPSPFAIPTSSLASSSLASSSLASSSLASSTCRSQRNVVYVWFDAIVGYLTAAGFPAVHSRRFRTWWPPALQVLGKDILRFHGVLLPALLLGAGLSLPRRLLVHGWWTDGRNQKLSKSAEAKVPAAQSALREAALGERRVECRQGSPERTGERRTDAPTGRLRLDVGTAKDEKRRTLEGEKATGEAQRQGEEADETEAKRTRRNTGGDTRGDTRGDSRENGEEEGRGCTRRRERQTWQKGEGGENREQGGNTRLEGDTVGTRREHAAEDGEATAPWSGENSLSAALRRLVDQYGPDVVRFFLLHAKSPEKDMTLLVASPASVEQTERGATLSSFASSSHSSSLCSSLASSSSSLSSSLPECMGSSEKSVSVNDVYVLLQRTVGNLLFRVMGLMWKNSSAGELGLLPRRPLWIERRLQSAGRKERETGTETATETTSADWGERRGRERPEPASEPAPASEPARGYGGDEARENAGVSEELKKESWIFLQKILDFQRAADAYMHTQQFHLYTRQLLRLAGEANAFIDRLAPWRLLTSSSPRVSPVSPSSLSASPPPSRGDSKRASLETILFVLCEFLRRFALLLAPLSPGLAHKIFEQLRVPARLRTLGKKSGKASERDRRGRDARNEPKEANMLEGGWAVETPQQILPPLG; encoded by the exons ATGCACCTGGGGCACGCGTACTCGTGCGTCTTGGCTGATACGTTAGTGCGCTTTGCTCGTTCGCAGCAGGGGTTCTACGATTCGCCTGtcgaggcagaaacagaaacgccgTCCGAATCCTCAGAGGGGCGGAATGGAGAAGATCAGCGGATCGCAGATACACCCGCGGGGccggggggagaaggaaggatagacgaggaaacaggaTGTGTGCTTCTGACAGGAGCGGATGAACACGGAGGAAAAGTCGTGCGCGCAGCTGAGGCGGCGTGGAGGTCTTACtggaaacaaaaagagagaaagtggGAAGGGATgagcgaagacgcctgcAACCACGAGGACGGGGAGCTAGCAGCAAGGAGGGTGACTCCAGCTAGGAGCATTCCCCTTTCGtcgtttgcttcctcgccatcgtctccgccgtcttcctcctctccttgttcttcgttttcgtcacATTTTTCTCAAGACGCAGTCGAAGCTTTTGTCGACTCCATTGCCCGCTACAACCTCTCGACGCTGCGGCGGCTCCATATCCTCACGTACCCCGCAATCCCTTCGCAGTTCTTCCGGACTTGCAAAGGCAACACGCCTCTcggttcttcgtcttcttctttgccggTTGAGATTCTTGCTGGGGCCCGCATCGAGCCTCACGGAGGCGCGGCTCCTCCAGAGGCAGCGGGTAGGAAGCAGCGCCTTCAGGATGCGAGAGTCGGCCTTCGTTCTGTTGATGCTGAGATTAGCAATccaaaagaggaagacataACTTCAGCAAGACGTGGAAAGGAGgcggggagacggcgaagtgacacgactggagagagagaaggcggtgAACTCTTTTTTagacggcgacgcgacggcgaagaggcgaaagcgcTGGCGACTCCACGAAGCACACACGAGAGGGCTGTATGGACACTCTGGAGAAtgctggaagagaaggggcTTATTTACAAAAcctcggcttcctctcctccctcgacctcgccttcgtcttggTCCGAATCGGGAGAGAAACTCGGGGGCCTTAACTTTatcggagaagaggaagaagagcaagCATGGGGCGCGCACATCTCACACGGCGCTCGACTCCCAATGCCAGATTCGCctggctctgtctccgctgcctcccttccttctgccCCGGTTGACATTTcacgcgacgcagagacttCCCTCAGAGATTTTTCATCTCCTGAGGAGGGATTTGTCGATgccggaaagaagcgagaagaagcacgagaagaagcacgagaagagCTGTACTTTTTCCGTCTGACTCACTTCAGAGACGCTCTACTAAA GCTGTACGCGTCGCCCGACATGTTCTCCATCTCCCCGACGAGTCGCCTTGAGGAAGTTAAGTCCTTCGTCGAGCACGGCGGCCTGCGCGACCTCGCGATCTCCCGCCCCACTTCAACCTACACCattccgcctctcttccactcttctccagtgtcgccttcgtcttcttccttctcgcctcgcgttgCAGACTCGGCAGCGTCACGTTCGCCGCTCCACGCGGCTCCAAACGAAACCTTTCCAGTTACGGAGGCGAGGCTCCAGAGTGGAGAGACTCCAGCGGTATGGGGCCTGCGCGTGCCGCCCTGCGAGTTCGATGaattcccttttcttccttctcccttcgccaTTCCgacttcgtctctcgcctcttcgtctctcgcctcttcgtctctcgcctcttcgtctctcgcctcttcaaCTTGTCGTTCACAGCGAAACGTGGTGTATGTGTGGTTTGACGCCATCGTCGGTTATTTGACGGCTGCGGGCTTTCCGGCCGTGCACTCGCGTCGCTTTCGAACTTGGTG GCCTCCTGCACTGCAAGTTCTGGGGAAAGACATCCTGCGCTTCCACGGCGTTTTGCTGCCGGCGCTCCTTCTCGGAGCCGGCCTGTCGCTCCCCAGGCGACTGCTCGTTCACGGCTGGTGGACGGACGGCCGAAACCAGAAGCTGTCAAAGAGCGCCGAGGCGAAAGTTCCCGCGGCGCAGTCGGCGCTTCGGGAAGCCGCTCTCGGCGAACGGAGGGTGGAGTGCCGACAGGGTTCACCGGAAAGgacgggcgagaggcgcacagACGCACCAACAGGCCGCCTGCGACTCGACGTGGGCACggcgaaagacgaaaagcgTCGAACCCtagaaggcgagaaggcgaccggcgaagcacagagacagggagaagaggcagacgaaacaGAAGCAAAACGAACAAGGCGAAACACcggaggagacactcgaggagacactcgaggagacagcagagaaaatggagaagaagaggggcgGGGGTGTACGAGACGTAGAGAACGGCAGACCtggcagaaaggcgagggaggagagaaccgCGAACAGGGAGGAAACACGAGGCTGGAGGGAGACACTGTGGGGACTCGGCGAGAGCATGCAGcggaagatggagaggcgaCCGCGCCCTGGTCGGGCGAGAACTCACTCAGTGCGGCGCTTCGGCGCCTCGTGGACCAGTACGGCCCTGATGTC gttcggttttttcttctgcatgccAAGTCGCCCGAGAAAGACATGActctcctcgtcgcgtctcctgcctccgtGGAGCAGACGGAACGAGGAGCAacgctttcgtctttcgcttcttcctcgcattcttcttctctgtgttcctctctcgcttcttcttcttcctcgctttcttcttcgcttcctgagTGTATGGGctccagcgagaagagcgtcTCTGTGAACGACGTCTACGTCTTGTTGCAGCGAACAGTTGGGAATTTGCTTTTTCGCGTGATGGGTTTGATGTGGAAAAATAGCTCGGCGGGCGAGCTCGGCCTTCTGCCACGGCGGCCGCTGTGGAtcgagaggcgcctgcagagcgcggggcggaaagaaagggagacgggcacggagacagccacGGAGACAACATCCGCAGACTGGGGCGAGCGCCGggggcgagaaaggccgGAACCGGCGAGCGAGCCTGCGCCGGCGAGCGAGCCTGCGCGAGGATacgggggagacgaagcgagagaaaatgcTGGAGTCAGcgaggagctgaagaaggaaagctgGATTTTTCTACAAAAGATCCTCGACTTTCAacgcgccgccgacgcgTACATGCACACCCAGCAGTTCCACCTGTACACGCGGCAACTCCTGCGCTTAGCAGGCGAAGCGAATGCGTTCATCGACCGCCTG GCGCCTTGGCGCTTGCTTACCTCATCGTCGCCTAGGGTCTCGCctgtttccccctcttctctttcggcttcgcctccgccgtcgcgTGGAGATTCCAAGCGCGCGTCTCTGGAAACGATTCTGTTTGTTTTATGCGAGTTCCTTCGGCGATTCGCTCTGCTGCTGGCGCCGCTCTCCCCGGGGCTCGCCCACAAGATCTTCGAGCAGCTGCGGGTGCCTGCGCGGCTCCGGACCCTCGGGAAAAAATCCGGAAAAgcgagcgagcgagacaggcgaggccgagacgcaCGAAACGAGCCGAAAGAAGCAAACATGCTGGAAGGCGGATGggctgtcgagacacccCAACAGATTCTTCCGCCGCTCGGCTGA
- a CDS encoding NAD-dependent epimerase/dehydratase, related encodes MFLLSTGSPHPSNEGYSHAKRMLEVVVRLHRQRYGHQWRCVIPTNLYGPFDLFSLEKGHVLPALIHKAFLASQKNTPLVVGGSGAPLRQFLYSEDAAEIILRVLEAPTLSEEESLMILASDGDAPEFSLSAESPSPSP; translated from the exons ATGTTTTTGCTCAGCACTGGTTCGCCCCACCCCTCCAACGAAGGCTACTCGCATGCGAAGCGAATGCTCGAAGTGGTGGTCCGCCTCCATCGGCAGCGCTACGGCCACCAGTGGAGATGCGTGATTCCCACGAACCTCTACGGCCCCTTtgatctcttctctctggagaaggGCCATGTCCTCCCCGCTCTCATCCACAAAGCTTTCCTAGCCTCGC AGAAAAACACTCCGCTGGTCGtaggcggcagcggcgcacCTTTGCGGCAGTTTCTGTACAGCGAAGATGCAGCTGAAATTATTCTGCGTGTTCTCGAGGCGCCGACGTTgtcagaggaagagagtctCATGATTCTCGCGTCGGATGGCGACGCGCCTG aattctcgctctccgctgAGTCCCCGTCGCCGAGCCCCTGA